In one window of Pagrus major chromosome 12, Pma_NU_1.0 DNA:
- the LOC141005616 gene encoding uncharacterized protein — translation MSPVESLREFVNERLTAAAEEIFRVFKTTIVQYEEEIDRQRVLLDICWKPQVKLHRTELPQQHVCKEEEVLAGSDQQLCNQERNSSLDQEDPEPPEIKEEQEELCTSREGEQLVLKVETDTVMLTPTYEESDHSEAEPKSDHQLLSNNSHVAESQDQKGGKHGDSGSAGDGEPKQKKRHHRSKSHSDNAKNSTSSDIHHNTHPGKKSFRCDTCGKAFKFKSLLNAHLRTHTGEKMFTCKTCGKDFRTRSQLTVHMRIHTGEKPFTCEICEKDFRHPSSLTAHKRTHTADKMYSCKTCGKDFRFRVHFIDHMGVHTGEKPFTCEICEKDFKHHSSLTAHMRTHTGEKPYSCKTCGKDFSRSAHFTVHMRAHTGEKPFTCEICGNAFRRHAHLTRHMKIHTCEKPYSCKTCEKAFRRHAHLTRHMRTHTGEEPYSCKTCEKTFRHQSSLTAHMRVHTGEKPFTCEICRKGFRHQSSLTAHMRVHTGEKPFTCEICRKDFRHHSSLTLHMRTHTGERPYSCQTCGKTFRSCGDLKKHTRTHTGEKP, via the exons atgagTCCAGTGgagagtttgagagagtttgtcaacgagcgactaactgctgctgctgaagaaatattccgagtgtttaaaacaactatcGTCCAGTACGAGGAGGAGATCGATCGGCAGCGCGTcctgctggatatctgctggaaaccccaagtaaagttacacaggacag agctcccacagcaacatgtctgtaaggaggaggaggttctggCTGGTTCTGACCAGCAGCTCTgtaaccaggagaggaactccagtctggaccaagaggacccagagcctccagagattaaagaggaacaggaggaactctgcaccagtcgggagggagagcagcttgtactgaaggtGGAGACGGATACCGTCATGTTGACTCcaacttatgaggaaagtgaccacagtgaagcagaaccaaagagtgaccaccagctcctctctaacaactctcatgtagctgagagccaagatcagaaaggaggaaaacatggagattcaggatcagctggagatggagagccaaagcaaaagaaaagacatcacagaagcaaaagtcacagtgataatgcaaaaaactccacctcatcagacattcaccataacactcacccaggtaaaaagtctttcagatgtgacacatgtggaaaggcTTTTAAGTTTAAGTCCCTGTTGAATGCACATctaagaacccacacaggtgagaagatGTTTACTTGCAAAACGTGTGGGAAAGATTTCAGGACTCGTAGTCaattaacagtccacatgagaatccacacaggtgagaagccttttaCCTGTGAAATTTGTGAGAAAGATTTCAGGCATCCTAGTTCCTTAACAGCTCACAAGAGAACCCACACAGCTGACAAGAtgtattcttgcaaaacatgcGGGAAAGATTTCAGGTTTCGTGTTCACTTTATAGATCATATGGgagtccacacaggtgagaagccttttaCCTGTGAAATTTGTGAGAAAGATTTCAAGCACCATAGTTCGTTAACAGCTCAtatgagaacacacacaggtgagaagccttattcttgcaaaacatgcGGGAAAGATTTCAGCCGTAGTGCTCACTTCACAGTTCACATGAGagcccacacaggtgagaagccttttaCCTGTGAAATATGTGGGAACGCATTTAGGCGTCATGCTCACCTGACACGCCACATGAAAATCCACACATGTGAGAAGCCGTATTCATGCAAGACCTGTGAGAAAGCATTCAGGCGTCATGCTCACCTGACACgtcacatgagaacccacacaggtgaggagcCGTATTCATGCAAGACATGTGAGAAGACTTTCAGGCATCAGAGTTCCCTAACAGCCcacatgagagtccacacaggtgagaagccttttaCCTGTGAAATCTGCAGGAAAGGTTTCAGGCATCAGAGTTCTCTAACAGCCcacatgagagtccacacaggtgagaagccttttaCCTGTGAAATCTGTAGGAAAGATTTCAGGCATCATAGTTCCTTAACACTTCACATGagaactcacacaggtgagaggcCATATTCgtgccaaacatgtgggaagactttcaggtCTTGTGgtgacttaaaaaaacacacaagaactcacacaggtgagaaaccgtaA